The sequence CTCGAGGACCCTAGTGGATTCTCAGCACCGGCTTCTCACAGCTCACATCTACCTGTTACTCCGGCTCCACCGTAGCTGATGTCTGATGTCCCCctctggcccctgtgggcactTGCACTCCGGTATAATAAACTCCGACACCAtacacagaattttttaaaaaatgaaactaatcTTTGACAAAAGGTCAGTagagaaattagaaaacattttacatgCCATTGTAAAATTGTCACCAGCGtatttttcagaaatgaaaatgaaaaatagcaGTCCTGTGTCCACCACTCATCCTTTGACGTTTTCTACTCGAAAGACTCTACCTAGAATTCGTGGCCTTTCTTTCACTACACCCATCCTCACCCCTATCCCGAACCTGTAGCCTGGGTCTGAGAAAACACTGAGGTCTGGGGAGAAAAAAACCCTCGGCATTTTGAACTTTCCTGTGCAAGGAAACGAAAGATCTCTTTCCTCCCCGCTTTGTCCCTTTTCACTACTGGAGAAACTCATCTGGGACCCCAAGGGTGGACTCAGTCCCGCCCCCTGGTGCAGCAGTGAAGACAGATACCGTGCCACCTGTCAGAGGGCTGTGGGCGGGGGCCGGGTCAGCGAGGCCCGCAGAACCGAAGGGTGAGCGCCGTTGAGCGCACGCTCAGAGCAGACAGCTGGAAGCAGGCAGGACGGGCAGCCTAAGACACGAGGGCTGACCGCCAAAGGGAGGGAAAGGTGGTCCAGGAAACCACCCAGGCCAAGCACGCGAGGCGACTGCAAGGAGAGTCCACGGCCCGAGGCTGCCGAAGCAACCCTCCACCTTATGCGCGGCCGCAGAGCTGGCGGGCGGGCGAGCGAGGACGCGCCGGGTACTGCGCGCTGGACCCGCTGGGGCGCAGGGCTGTCATGTCCTGCGAGCGGCCTCCCCGCACCGACATCCCTCGCAACCTGAGCTTTATAGCCGCGCTGACCGAGCGCGCCTACTACCGCAGCCAGCGGCCCAGCCTCGAGGAGGAGTCGGAGGAGGAGCCGGGGGAGGGCGGGACCCGGCCCGGTGCCCGCTCGCGGGCTCACGTGCGGGATCGGGGGCGCAGGGCCCGCTCTGCGCCCGCAGCTGGCAGCGGGGCACGGGCAGCCCGCAGCCGCAGCCCTGACACTCGCAAGCGAGTGCGTTTCGCCGACgcgctggggctggagctggccGTGGTACGCCGCTTCCGCCCAGGGGAACCGCCCCGGGTGCCCCGCCACGTGCAGGTGCAACTACAGAGGGACGCCCTGCGCCACTTCGCGCCGTGCCCGCCGCGCGCTCGCGGCCTCCAGGTAGGCGCCCCGCTTTCCTCCCGGGACCCCGGCCTTCGCGCTCCAACTCCTCCCCTGACCTgcctccccaccctctctcctcAGGAGGCGCGCGCCGCCCTGGAGCCCGCCCGCGAGCCCGGCTTCGCCGCCCGGCTGCAGGCGCAGCGCATCTGCCTGGAGCGCGCCGACGCGGGCCCTCTGGGCGTGGCCGGGAGCGCGCGCGTGCTGGACCTGGCCTACGAGAAGCGCGTGAGCGTGCGCTGGAGCGCGGACGGCTGGCGCAGCCTGCGGGAGTCGCCCGCCGCCTACGCCGGCCCGGCCCCGGCCCCACCGCGGGCTGATCGCTTCTCCTTCCGCCTGCCGGCGCCTCCGGTCGGCGGCGCTCTGCTCTTCGCCCTGCGCTACCGTGTGATCGGCCGCGAGTTCTGGGACAACAACGGCGGCCGTGATTACGCACTGCTTGGGCCCGAGCATCCTGGTGGTGCCGGAGTCGCGGAGACCCAGGGCTGGATCCATTTTATTTGAGACTAGGCTCCTGCCGGCCACAGCAGGGAAAACACAGGGGGAACCCGGGGACCACAATTGGCAGATGGGTAGAGTCAAGCGGAGGTGGCTGGAAACTGTCTGCGAAGCTCAGAGAGATTAGGGTGGGAAACGGCAGGTGGGTGTAAATGGAAGGAACTCAAGGAATTCGAGAAAGGAGGCCAGAAGGGATCTGGGAAGTTGTGCCCCCCTTGGACGGATTGAGCATTACGGACTGAGCAACCTTGACGTGTGAAGTCCAGCCCAGTGAAGTCGTTCCGATTGCTTCCCTCTTACTGGCCTTACCACCTTCAGGTCCCCCATGTCCTGCCCATCCTAGCTTTATCTGAGCCGAAATTGCCTTGCTTAACCCCAGGAATTTGACTATTGCCCCCTGGGCCCTGGCAGTTGGACAGGATTCGCTTGATTCTCAGCAGTTCTTGACTTCAGCCTTCAAGGAGAGAGAGTCCTTCAGCCACAGCGCAAGCCTCCTAAGGAATATAGATGGTGGCAAAACTAACTCCGGgcctgcccttttttttttttttataatagccAAATAATGGGGCATCTGAGGGGCTGCATAGTCAGGCTTCCAGAAAAATGAACGCCAGCCTTACTTTTCTGGGTGCCTTCTTAGACCTGGAAGCACTTTATGGACTTTGTCAAGGGACAGCGAATCATGAAAATCACTGCTGATTTATTCTTTGTGCCTCTGAAAAAGAGGAAACTACCGAGTATCTGTACGGTTGAGCAGGTTATTTTCTCTTCTGGGGCTCCAGGTTGCTCTGTGAGaaattgtttgttttcagacaaggtctctaacccaggctggctccaacTCCTGCCCTAGCCTCTGCT is a genomic window of Chionomys nivalis chromosome 12, mChiNiv1.1, whole genome shotgun sequence containing:
- the Ppp1r3e gene encoding protein phosphatase 1 regulatory subunit 3E, with product MSCERPPRTDIPRNLSFIAALTERAYYRSQRPSLEEESEEEPGEGGTRPGARSRAHVRDRGRRARSAPAAGSGARAARSRSPDTRKRVRFADALGLELAVVRRFRPGEPPRVPRHVQVQLQRDALRHFAPCPPRARGLQEARAALEPAREPGFAARLQAQRICLERADAGPLGVAGSARVLDLAYEKRVSVRWSADGWRSLRESPAAYAGPAPAPPRADRFSFRLPAPPVGGALLFALRYRVIGREFWDNNGGRDYALLGPEHPGGAGVAETQGWIHFI